A window from Salarias fasciatus chromosome 11, fSalaFa1.1, whole genome shotgun sequence encodes these proteins:
- the kcnj20 gene encoding G protein-activated inward rectifier potassium channel 3, protein MFSGARRDSAIETKGCSRSSGIAVSVGSAVPRGTTQDGTIGRRTSMPCQPKSIMVVRSAPSEGSIQCESHLINMDPDGGLPLPDIMPGTLPELATSKRRHKSTNDIPYKGNVCLLAPSPLSLTDTEEAFLRRCSLRDGSGVSRYPRHALSVPNMASPLRAISSSPLQSCPLSPAHSSASSPARELERLAKARSKLLESESHQTPTLTPETREQLRYVSKDGKCRVNLGHISERGRFLSDIFTSFVDLQYRWFLFVFMMCYITTWFLFAGLYFVSAYVRGDLGQDRPLGASESHLLDQGPCYLGIDGFISALLFSVETQRTIGYGSRTVSPACREGVLLVMMQCIVGSMIDALMVGCMFVKISRPKKRAETLLFSRTCVIANRDDQLCLMFRLGDLRESHMVDAKVRAKLIKSRQTAEGEFLPLEQTEINLGYESGSDRLFLVEPQVIQHNIDSSSPLWELGPEQLKRQQFEIIVILEGIVEATGMMCQAKTSYIETEIEWGARFEPCMTLEKGSFRVDLRRFHSTYQVPLPTCSASQANQLMALADVQLQGQKVARSWETWAEAAAEDERGKAASRGGFTIDNIQEERASEGNGSQNSAEKIM, encoded by the exons ATGTTTTCTGGGGCAAGAAGAGACTCTGCCATCGAAACCAAAGGATGCTCCAGATCCAGTGGGATTGCAGTGAGTGTAGGATCAGCAGTGCCTCGGGGGACTACTCAGGATGGGACAATAGGTCGGCGAACATCCATGCCCTGTCAACCGAAATCCATCATGGTCGTCCGTTCCGCACCTTCGGAGGGGAGCATCCAGTGTGAAAGCCACCTGATAAAT ATGGACCCGGACGGAGGCCTCCCACTTCCCGACATCATGCCAGGTACTCTTCCAGAGCTTGCAACATCCAAGCGACGCCACAAAAGCACTAACGACATTCCTTACAAGGGCAACGTTTGTCTGCTCGCCCCTTCCCCTCTTTCCCTCACAGACACTGAGGAAGCCTTTTTGCGTCGCTGCTCCCTGAGAGACGGCAGTGGCGTTTCACGGTATCCTCGCCACGCCCTCAGCGTGCCCAACATGGCCAGTCCCCTTCGTGCCATCAGCAGCAGTCCTCTCCAAAGCTGCCCGCTCTCACCCGCGCACAGCAGCGCGTCCAGTCCGGCCCGGGAGCTGGAGAGACTTGCTAAAGCGCGGAGTAAACTCCTGGAGAGTGAGAGCCACCAAACCCCGACCCTCACACCCGAAACCAGAGAACAGCTCCGCTACGTCTCCAAAGACGGGAAATGCCGGGTGAACCTGGGTCACATTTCTGAGAGGGGACGTTTCCTTTCCGATATTTTCACCTCCTTCGTGGACCTGCAGTACCgctggtttctgtttgttttcatgatgtgCTACATCACTACCTGGTTCTTGTTTGCCGGCCTCTACTTTGTCAGCGCCTACGTCAGAGGTGACCTGGGACAGGATCGACCTCTCGGCGCCTCCGAGAGTCACCTCTTAGACCAAGGGCCCTGCTACTTGGGCATAGATGGCTTCATTTCGGCTTTGCTCTTCTCCGTGGAGACCCAGCGCACCATCGGCTATGGATCGCGCACCGTGTCCCCCGCCTGCCGCGAGGGCGTGCTGCTGGTCATGATGCAGTGCATCGTGGGGTCCATGATAGACGCGCTCATGGTGGGCTGCATGTTCGTGAAGATCTCCCGGCCGAAGAAGCGGGCCGAGACGCTTCTGTTCAGCCGCACTTGCGTGATTGCGAACCGCGACGACCAGCTGTGCTTGATGTTTCGCCTGGGAGACCTGCGAGAAAGCCACATGGTGGACGCCAAGGTCCGCGCGAAGCTGATCAAGTCCCGCCAAACGGCCGAAGGCGAATTCCTGCCTCTCGAACAGACGGAGATTAACCTGGGTTATGAAAGTGGATCAGACAGGCTGTTTCTGGTGGAGCCTCAAGTGATTCAGCACAACATTGATTCCAGCAGTCCGCTGTGGGAGCTCGGCCCCGAGCAGCTCAAGAGGCAACAGTTTGAGATCATCGTCATCTTGGAAGGAATTGTTGAAGCTACAG GGATGATGTGCCAGGCAAAAACCTCTTACATTGAAACCGAGATCGAGTGGGGGGCTCGCTTCGAGCCGTGCATGACCCTGGAGAAGGGCTCGTTCCGAGTGGACCTGCGGCGCTTCCACAGCACCTACCAGGTCCCGCTGCCCACCTGCAGCGCCAGCCAGGCAAACCAGCTCATGGCTCTTGCTGATGTCCAGCTGCAAGGTCAAAAGGTCGCCAGGTCCTGGGAGACGTGGGCCGAGGCTGCGGCCGAGGACGAGAGGGGGAAGGCAGCGAGCCGCGGAGGGTTCACCATCGACAACATTCAAGAGGAGAGAGCGTCTGAGGGGAATGGAAGTCAGAACAGCGCGGAGAAGATCATGTAA
- the igflr1 gene encoding IGF-like family receptor 1 isoform X1: MAHSVKCGGDLTTRWDKTQGRCVLCRTTPVPPGKGVTPNCGYDDDGGRHESTTSPCKGGTFNDGKSLLCRDCTRCPAGQNAARNCSLTADTVCAAPRTSSPTVPDRLSEKPQPHSIPSPHLPVIWTVSSVVVVCIVLAALGFYMRRRRGTESVKQKTSWRTAGSFNRRPSYVNAAFRNSDVEEILNAAILSAPLQTVLDNLDVLEELVILLDPESRGIKNTKHLASLCSFPSTWITYTYSMKESKSPLRAVLEGVTSRNPDWTVDHLVRLLKQMERNDAIAALAKLRVTDTNI, encoded by the exons ATGGCGCACTCTGTCAAATGTGGAGGCGACCTGACCACGCGCTGGGACAAGACGCAGGGACGCTGCGTTTTATGCAGAACCACACCTGTACCGCCAG GAAAGGGGGTGACTCCGAACTGTGGCTACGATGATGATGGAGGTCGACACGAGTCAACGACCTCACCGTGCAAAGGTGGCACTTTCAACGACGGAAAGAGCCTCTTGTGTCGGGACTGCACGCGGTGCCCGGCGGGACAAAACGCGGCGAGAAACTGCAGCCTGACCGCGGACACCGTGTGCGCTGCGCCCAG GACCAGTTCGCCCACAGTCCCCGACAGATTGAGTGAG AAACCTCAACCACACAGCATACCTTCACCTCATCTGCCAGTCATTT GGACTGTATCATCAGTTGTCGTGGTGTGCATCGTGCTCGCTGCCCTGGGTTTTTAcatgaggagaagaagaggtaCTGAAAGCGTGAAACAAAAGACGA GTTGGCGCACAGCTGGGAGTTTCAACAGAAGACCGTCGTACGTCAACGCAGCCTTCAGGAACAGTGATGTGGAGGAAATCCTCA ACGCCGCCATCCTGTCAGCGCCTTTGCAGACAGTGTTGGACAATCTGGATGTTTTGGAGGAGCTGGTGATCTTGTTGGACCCCGAGAGCCGGGGAATAAAGAACACCAAGCACCTGGCCTCCCTGTGCTCCTTCCCGTCCACCTGGATCACGTACACCTACTCCATGAAGGAGAGCAAGAGCCCCCTGAGAGCCGTGCTGGAGGGGGTGACCAGCAGGAACCCCGACTGGACGGTGGATCACCTCGTGAGGCTGCTCAAACAGATGGAGCGCAACGACGCCATCGCCGCTCTGGCCAAGCTGAGAGTGACCGACACCAACATCTGA
- the igflr1 gene encoding IGF-like family receptor 1 isoform X2: MAHSVKCGGDLTTRWDKTQGRCVLCRTTPVPPGKGVTPNCGYDDDGGRHESTTSPCKGGTFNDGKSLLCRDCTRCPAGQNAARNCSLTADTVCAAPRTSSPTVPDRLSEKPQPHSIPSPHLPVIWTVSSVVVVCIVLAALGFYMRRRRGWRTAGSFNRRPSYVNAAFRNSDVEEILNAAILSAPLQTVLDNLDVLEELVILLDPESRGIKNTKHLASLCSFPSTWITYTYSMKESKSPLRAVLEGVTSRNPDWTVDHLVRLLKQMERNDAIAALAKLRVTDTNI, from the exons ATGGCGCACTCTGTCAAATGTGGAGGCGACCTGACCACGCGCTGGGACAAGACGCAGGGACGCTGCGTTTTATGCAGAACCACACCTGTACCGCCAG GAAAGGGGGTGACTCCGAACTGTGGCTACGATGATGATGGAGGTCGACACGAGTCAACGACCTCACCGTGCAAAGGTGGCACTTTCAACGACGGAAAGAGCCTCTTGTGTCGGGACTGCACGCGGTGCCCGGCGGGACAAAACGCGGCGAGAAACTGCAGCCTGACCGCGGACACCGTGTGCGCTGCGCCCAG GACCAGTTCGCCCACAGTCCCCGACAGATTGAGTGAG AAACCTCAACCACACAGCATACCTTCACCTCATCTGCCAGTCATTT GGACTGTATCATCAGTTGTCGTGGTGTGCATCGTGCTCGCTGCCCTGGGTTTTTAcatgaggagaagaagag GTTGGCGCACAGCTGGGAGTTTCAACAGAAGACCGTCGTACGTCAACGCAGCCTTCAGGAACAGTGATGTGGAGGAAATCCTCA ACGCCGCCATCCTGTCAGCGCCTTTGCAGACAGTGTTGGACAATCTGGATGTTTTGGAGGAGCTGGTGATCTTGTTGGACCCCGAGAGCCGGGGAATAAAGAACACCAAGCACCTGGCCTCCCTGTGCTCCTTCCCGTCCACCTGGATCACGTACACCTACTCCATGAAGGAGAGCAAGAGCCCCCTGAGAGCCGTGCTGGAGGGGGTGACCAGCAGGAACCCCGACTGGACGGTGGATCACCTCGTGAGGCTGCTCAAACAGATGGAGCGCAACGACGCCATCGCCGCTCTGGCCAAGCTGAGAGTGACCGACACCAACATCTGA